Part of the Planctomycetaceae bacterium genome, AACTGGAAAGCCGTCCTTAGTGCGGCAGCCACGCCGGACAATTCCCGGACAATCGTAATGCCGACACTGGAACCCTGGCACGCCGGCTTGACGACGATCGGCAACCCGAATTCGACAATCCGAGCCTGAGTTTCAGAATCCCGATCTGCGTCGCTGACTACGAATCCCGGCGGGACACAAACTTCCGTCCCCGCAAGCCGTTCACGAGTCCGCGGCTTATCAAAAGTCAGCGCAGACGCTTCCGGTGAGCTTCCCACATAGGGGATCGAAGCGTTCAGCAGCGCTTGCTGCAGCACTCCGTCTTCACCGCCGGTTCCGTGAACAACCGGGAACGCGATGTCCCAGTCACGGAACGAAAGTCGGGAAATGTCGGTCGTCGCCGGGTCGGCTTCGGATACGAGACAACCTTCGCCGCGCAGCGCGTCCGCGACGCACTTTCCGCTGTCCAGGCTGACTTCGCGCTCGGGAGAGCAGCCACCGGCCAGCACCAGAACCCGCAGCGCTGTTACCACGTCTGGATTTCCAGTTCCAGCTCGACGCCGAACTTGTCAAGAACGGCCGACTGGACTTTGGAAATCAACTGATGGACCTGACTGGCCGTCGCGCCGTCTTCGGTGACGATGAAATTGGCGTGCCGGTCACTGATGCGAGCCGCGTCCACCGCAAGGCCCTTCAGACCACACTGTTCAATCAGGGCTCCGGCGCTCAGACCGCGGGGGTTGCGAAAAATGCAGCCGGCTGACTGATCGGTCAGCGGCTGTGTGGCGCGTTTCATGATCCAGTTCTTGCGCATTCGCTGCGTCAGGCTTTCGGTGTCATCCTCCCTGAGCTGAAAAGTGCCGGAGAGTATCAGCAGATCAATAACGCTGCTGCGACGGTACGAAAACGTGAGTTCGTCGCCACTGCGTTCGACGACTTCGCCCTCTGTGGTCAGTACGGAAATCGAACGTACCAGCTCGCCAATGTCGCCGTGCCGGCCGCCGGAGTTGCCTCGAAGCGCACCACCGATCGTTCCCGGGATGCCGACCAGATTCTCCATGCCAGCCAGTCCGGCGCGGATGGATTCCGAAACAACGTGCGAAAGCAGCGCGCCGCTTTCCGCCGTCAGCCGTGTTCCTTCAGTCGAAATGGCCGACAGCAGAGGTTCGACAATTCGGATCACCGCGCCCCGGACACCTTCGTCGGAAACCAGCAGGTTGGATCCACTGCCCAGGACCCTGACAGGAATCTGGCTGGCACTGCAGCACCGGACAACGGCCAGCAACTCGTCGCGGCTGCGGGGGGACAGCACGTAATCGGCGGGGCCGCCGACTTTCAGCCACGTGTACTTAGCCAGCGGCACGTCACGCTGCAGAATGTCTTTGAAGTCTTCGAGTGAATTCGTCATGAATCAGATTTGTCCGACCGGCCCCCATCGTCAGAATGACGTCGCCGGGCCGACCGGAATCGTCTATTCTGGAGATGACCTGGTCAAGAT contains:
- the murB gene encoding UDP-N-acetylmuramate dehydrogenase, with the protein product MTNSLEDFKDILQRDVPLAKYTWLKVGGPADYVLSPRSRDELLAVVRCCSASQIPVRVLGSGSNLLVSDEGVRGAVIRIVEPLLSAISTEGTRLTAESGALLSHVVSESIRAGLAGMENLVGIPGTIGGALRGNSGGRHGDIGELVRSISVLTTEGEVVERSGDELTFSYRRSSVIDLLILSGTFQLREDDTESLTQRMRKNWIMKRATQPLTDQSAGCIFRNPRGLSAGALIEQCGLKGLAVDAARISDRHANFIVTEDGATASQVHQLISKVQSAVLDKFGVELELEIQTW
- a CDS encoding D-alanine--D-alanine ligase; the encoded protein is MVTALRVLVLAGGCSPEREVSLDSGKCVADALRGEGCLVSEADPATTDISRLSFRDWDIAFPVVHGTGGEDGVLQQALLNASIPYVGSSPEASALTFDKPRTRERLAGTEVCVPPGFVVSDADRDSETQARIVEFGLPIVVKPACQGSSVGITIVRELSGVAAALRTAFQFGSKCLVERYISGREVTVPIVDGRIFPAIEIVVAEQWYDYRAKYADDRTQYRISPDDLPAQLDAITLTACNACGVEGIARADFRVDDCNIPWLLEINTVPGMTSHSLVPKSAAALGLTPGRLCLGSIRHRLELRK